Proteins co-encoded in one Rudaeicoccus suwonensis genomic window:
- a CDS encoding helix-turn-helix domain-containing protein has product MPAGDGSRAVAQRLRALRAERGLSLSELARRADVGKGSLSEIESGRRNPTLETLYALCEPLGVPLTALIGEADGAAALAEGGMSSVLLDVRHHDGVTVEVFRLQFPAGARHTSPGHGPGVREHLLVTRGRLRVGTRPAVELATGEARDWDSSRRHTYAVVGDSAEAIVVITSPSGVPSEA; this is encoded by the coding sequence ATGCCGGCAGGTGACGGATCGCGGGCAGTTGCGCAACGTCTACGTGCGCTGCGCGCCGAACGCGGCCTCAGTCTCAGCGAACTCGCCCGGCGGGCCGATGTCGGCAAGGGCAGTCTGTCCGAGATCGAGTCGGGGCGGCGCAATCCGACGCTGGAGACGCTCTATGCCTTGTGCGAGCCGCTCGGGGTGCCCCTGACCGCGCTCATCGGTGAGGCGGACGGAGCGGCTGCGCTCGCGGAGGGTGGTATGAGCAGCGTGCTTCTCGACGTGCGGCACCACGACGGCGTCACCGTCGAGGTCTTCCGGTTGCAGTTCCCGGCCGGCGCACGGCATACCTCCCCGGGGCACGGTCCCGGTGTGCGCGAGCACCTGCTGGTGACCCGCGGTCGGCTCCGCGTCGGCACGCGTCCGGCGGTCGAGCTGGCCACCGGCGAGGCCCGCGACTGGGACAGCAGCCGGCGACATACCTATGCGGTCGTGGGGGATTCGGCTGAAGCGATTGTCGTGATCACGAGTCCGAGCGGCGTGCCCTCCGAGGCTTGA